The Euphorbia lathyris chromosome 8, ddEupLath1.1, whole genome shotgun sequence genome has a window encoding:
- the LOC136203529 gene encoding shikimate O-hydroxycinnamoyltransferase-like has protein sequence MKMKVSIKETTIIKPAKETPQKNLWNSDLDLLVPRIHIPTVYFYKQQPNSTSNFFEAKVLKDALSEVLVPFYPLAGRLDKDENGRIQINCNGNGALFMEAETSSVLDDFGDFTPGPHSLQLVPVFDYSLDHNMSSYPLLAVQLTRFKCGSVCLGVSLHHTVADGTSAIYFMNSWSDIARGISIAVPPFIDRTLLDARVPPTPIFHHTEYSPPPVMKNASIQIHEAMPTCTEILKITYDQLTTLKSKFKNNESGISYSTYEILTAHIWYCMCKARELDDDQETKLYIATDGRFRLIPPLPPGYFGNVLFTTTVLSSSGEIESRPLVETMEKIHKSLRKMDDGYLRSALDYLKKQSDLTVLMRGANTFKCPNLNIVSWVRLPIHDADFGWGRPVYMGPAKVVFEGMAYIMPSANNDKNLSLIICLHTNHMESFHKFFYDF, from the exons ATGAAGATGAAAGTGAGCATAAAGGAGACAACCATAATAAAGCCAGCAAAAGAAACACCTCAAAAAAACTTATGGAACTCAGATTTAGACCTTCTGGTGCCCAGAATTCATATTCCTACAGTTTACTTCTACAAACAGCAGCCAAACAGCACCTCAAACTTCTTTGAAGCCAAAGTGCTAAAAGACGCTTTAAGTGAAGTTCTTGTTCCTTTTTACCCTCTTGCTGGAAGGTTAGACAAAGATGAAAATGGCAGAATTCAGATTAACTGTAATGGAAATGGAGCTTTGTTCATGGAAGCTGAAACATCTTCAGTCCTTGATGATTTTGGTGATTTCACTCCTGGTCCTCATAGTCTTCAACTTGTTCCTGTTTTTGATTATTCACTGGATCATAATATGTCTTCTTATCCTTTGCTTGCCGTgcag TTGACCCGCTTTAAATGTGGAAGTGTTTGCCTTGGAGTAAGTTTGCATCACACAGTTGCCGATGGTACATCTGCCATTTACTTCATGAATTCATGGTCCGATATAGCGCGTGGAATATCAATTGCTGTCCCACCGTTCATCGATAGGACCCTACTTGATGCTCGGGTTCCACCTACCCCTATCTTCCATCATACGGAGTATAGTCCTCCTCCAGTAATGAAAAATGCCTCCATCCAGATTCATGAGGCTATGCCCACATGCACTGAAATACTCAAGATTACATATGATCAACTCACCACTCTAAAATCCAAGTTCAAGAACAATGAGAGCGGAATCAGTTATAGCACATACGAAATCTTAACTGCACACATTTGGTATTGCATGTGTAAGGCACGTGAGTTAGATGATGATCAAGAAACAAAGTTGTATATTGCAACTGATGGACGGTTCAGATTGATTCCTCCGCTACCACCAGGATATTTCGGTAACGTATTGTTTACTACTACAGTTTTAAGTTCATCTGGTGAAATTGAATCAAGACCATTGGTTGAAACAATGGAGAAAATTCATAAATCATTGAGGAAAATGGATGATGGATATTTAAGATCAGCTCTTGATTATTTGAAAAAACAATCTGATTTGACGGTTCTAATGAGAGGTGCTAATACATTTAAGTGTCCAAATCTGAATATTGTAAGCTGGGTTAGACTACCAATACATGATGCAGATTTTGGATGGGGTAGACCTGTTTATATGGGACCAGCAAAAGTTGTGTTTGAAGGAATGGCTTACATAATGCCTAGCGCAAACAATGACAAGAACTTGTCATTAATTATTTGCCTACACACCAACCACATGGAATCATTTCATAAGTTCTTTTATGACTTCTAA